AACATATTCACCAAATACGCATGTACTGTAGTTTAATGCATTTGTTCTTGCTTATTTCAGGTTGAAGAAACTTCTTGAGCAGGAGAAGATCTATCAAGCCCggaaggagaaagaacacaCAAAGAGACTCAATAAACTAAGAGAAGAATTAGTCAAGCTCAAATCATTTGCACTCATGCTGGTGGATGAAAGACAAATGCATATTGAACAACTTGAtcaacaaagccaaaaaataCAAGATTTAAATCAAAAactaaaggaagaagaagaaaagcttaaaattgtttctgcaaaagcaaaagaagatgGACAAAAACTGTTGCGGTTAGAAACAGAACTCGAACACAAAACTTCATCATTTTCTCAAGAACATGAGGAGATGACTGCTAAACTGGCTAATCAAGAATCACATAATAGACAGCTAAGGCTCAAGTTGGTTGGGTTGACTCGCAGAATAGAGGAGctagaagaaacaaacagaagtctTCAAAAAACTGAGGAGGAACTTCAAGAACTAAGGGATAAAATAGCAAAAGGGGAATGTGGGAACTCTAGTTTAATGGCGGAAGTGGAAAATCTCCGCAAGCGTGTACTTGAAATGGAGGGAAAAGACGAAGAAATCACAAAAACCGAATCCCAGTGtaaagagctgaaaaataaactgcaagaGGAAGAGCACCATAACAAAGAGTTGAAACTTGAAGTGGAAAAGTTGCAGAAGAGAATGTCAGAACTAGAGAAGCTGGAAGAGGCTTTCAGTAAAAGTAAATCTGAATGCACCCAGCTACAcatcagcctggagaaagagaagaatttaaCTAAGGATTTGATAAATGAATTGGAACTGGTGAAGACTCGAGTGAAAGACCTTGAGGCATCAGAAAGTAAGCTGGAAAAAGCTGAAGTGAGCTTAAAAGATGACCTAACGAAGCTCAAGTCATTTACTGTAATGTTGGTTGATGAACGGaaaaatatgatggaaaaaataaaacaggaggaaaaaagggttGAGGGTCTAAACAAGAATTTTAAAGTTGAACAAGGGAAAGTTATGGATGTAACAGAGAAACTGATAGAAGAAAGTAAGAaatttttgaaactgaaatcagaaatggaggaaaaggTGTCTATTTTGACAAAAGAAAGGGATGAGTTAATTGTTAAGCTgaaaagtgaagaagaaaaatcttctgaaCTAAGCTGTCGATTTGACctgttaaagaaaagaattgaTGGCATGGAGGAAGTGGAGAGAGAAATTACAAGAGGTCGAGCTAGAAAAGGACCAGAGCATAGCTGTCACGAGGACAACAAGATTAAGGAACTTACTGTTGAGattgaaagactgaaaaagcGTCTCAAACAACTGGAAGTGGTCGAAGGAGATTTGATGAAGACAGAAGACGAATATGATCAGCTAGAGCAGAAATTTAGGACCGAGCAGGATAAAGCTAACTTACTttctcagcagctggaggagatgaAGCTCCAGATTgccaaaaacaaagcaatagaaaaagGTGAAGCAGTGAGCCAGGAGGCAGAGTTGAGGCACAGGTTTCGTCTGGAAGAGGCTAAAAGCAGAGATTTGAAAGCAGAAGTTCaagctctgaaggaaaaaatccatGAGCTGATGAACAAAGAAGACCAGCTTTCTCAGCTCCAAGTTGATTATTCGGTTCTGCAGCAAAGGTttatagaagaagaaaataaaaacaagagcaTGGGGCAGGAAGTTCTGAATCTAACAAGAGAGTTGGAACTTTCTAAGCGTTACAGCCGTGCTCTGAGGCCTAGCATAAATGGACGAAGAATGGTTGATGTTCCTGTGACATCCACAGGTGTGCAAACAGATGCTGTGAGcagtgaagcagcagaagaagAAACTCCAGCTGTGTTTATACGGAAGTCCTTCCAGGAGGAGAATCACATCATGAGCAATCTGCGACAGGTGGGTCTGAAAAAACCCATGGAGCGTTCTTCAGTGCTTGAGAGATACCCCCCAGCAGCAAATGAACTTGCCATGAGGAAATCTTGGATACCATGGATGAGAAAGAGGGAACCTGGGGCTCAGGCAACTCCAGATAAAGGAGCCCGAACCCACAGTAGCACAGCGCATCCTGGGGAGGTTGTCCTTTCACCAAAGCAGGGTCAGCCTCTTCATATTCGGGTGACACCAGACCATGAGAATAGCACAGCTACTTTGGAGATAACCAGCCCAACctcagaggaatttttttcaagtaCCACTGTCATTCCTACTTTGGGAAATCAGAAGCCACGGATAACCATCATTCCCTCTCCAAATATTATGCCctcaaaaggaaaaggcagtgaAAGTCCATTGGGCCCAGACCGTTCCATGTCTCCAGTCACTATAACAACATTCTCCAGAGAGAAGTCTCCTGAGGGAGGCAGAGTACCTTTCGTCGACAGACCTGCATCACCAATTCAGATTATGACAGTATCAAcatctgcagcaccagcagaaaTCTCTGTTTCTCCACAGTCACAAGACATGACCATGGGAAGGGCTGTTTTCAAAGTaacaccagaaaaacaaactgtcCCATCTCCAATCCGTAAATACAATGCCAATGCCAACATTATTACAACAGAAGACAACAAAATCCACATCCACTTGGGTTCCCAGTTTAAGCGCTCTCCTGGTGCTACACCAGATGCTGCAAGTCCTGTGATAACAGTCCGACCGATGAACATAGCAGCTGAAAAAGAAGTTGTCACTGGTACTGTCCTTCGATCGCCCCGGAACAACCTGTCCTCACGGCCTGCAGCAAGCAAGGTGACAAGTACTATCACTATAACACCTGTTACTACGTCCTCCACACGAGGAACGCAGTCAGTGGTAAGCAGCACAGTCCCATTTTGTAACTTTCATGGTAGGAGAAGGGAGAGCATAGTTTGGGTTTGAGACACCAACAGGGAAAGAATGAGTGGGAAGAGATACTCTAGACTGCCCTACATGTATTTCAGCTATAAGCTTAGCTATGAGATCTGAATTTGCCTGTGATGGAAATGGGTAATTTTATGCCAGTATTGGACAAGgatataaaatcatagaatggcttggtttggaagggactttaaagaccacctagttccaaccccatgcCGTGGGCGGGATTGCCCCcaccaaatca
The sequence above is drawn from the Numida meleagris isolate 19003 breed g44 Domestic line chromosome 3, NumMel1.0, whole genome shotgun sequence genome and encodes:
- the FILIP1 gene encoding filamin-A-interacting protein 1 isoform X1; amino-acid sequence: MNKIISVGMRSRNQGGESSSNGHFSSSKPVISHAENEKLQDDAKKKNKPHRKEDEVMVSATVKRHSKSPGPSERKNKKSIEFSKEDLIKLLSIMEGELQAREDVIHMLKTEKTKPEVLEAHYGSAAPESVLRVLHRDAILAQEKSIGEDVYEKPISELDRLEEKQKETYRRMLEQLLLAEKCHRRTVYELENEKHKHTDYMNKSDDFTNLLEQERERLKKLLEQEKIYQARKEKEHTKRLNKLREELVKLKSFALMLVDERQMHIEQLDQQSQKIQDLNQKLKEEEEKLKIVSAKAKEDGQKLLRLETELEHKTSSFSQEHEEMTAKLANQESHNRQLRLKLVGLTRRIEELEETNRSLQKTEEELQELRDKIAKGECGNSSLMAEVENLRKRVLEMEGKDEEITKTESQCKELKNKLQEEEHHNKELKLEVEKLQKRMSELEKLEEAFSKSKSECTQLHISLEKEKNLTKDLINELELVKTRVKDLEASESKLEKAEVSLKDDLTKLKSFTVMLVDERKNMMEKIKQEEKRVEGLNKNFKVEQGKVMDVTEKLIEESKKFLKLKSEMEEKVSILTKERDELIVKLKSEEEKSSELSCRFDLLKKRIDGMEEVEREITRGRARKGPEHSCHEDNKIKELTVEIERLKKRLKQLEVVEGDLMKTEDEYDQLEQKFRTEQDKANLLSQQLEEMKLQIAKNKAIEKGEAVSQEAELRHRFRLEEAKSRDLKAEVQALKEKIHELMNKEDQLSQLQVDYSVLQQRFIEEENKNKSMGQEVLNLTRELELSKRYSRALRPSINGRRMVDVPVTSTGVQTDAVSSEAAEEETPAVFIRKSFQEENHIMSNLRQVGLKKPMERSSVLERYPPAANELAMRKSWIPWMRKREPGAQATPDKGARTHSSTAHPGEVVLSPKQGQPLHIRVTPDHENSTATLEITSPTSEEFFSSTTVIPTLGNQKPRITIIPSPNIMPSKGKGSESPLGPDRSMSPVTITTFSREKSPEGGRVPFVDRPASPIQIMTVSTSAAPAEISVSPQSQDMTMGRAVFKVTPEKQTVPSPIRKYNANANIITTEDNKIHIHLGSQFKRSPGATPDAASPVITVRPMNIAAEKEVVTGTVLRSPRNNLSSRPAASKVTSTITITPVTTSSTRGTQSVTAQDGSSLRPTPTRIPVSKGMKAGKPVVAASGAGNVTKFEPRAETQSMKIELKKSSASGSGSLGGGQG
- the FILIP1 gene encoding filamin-A-interacting protein 1 isoform X3; the encoded protein is MNKIISVGMRSRNQGGESSSNGHFSSSKPVISHAENEKLQDDAKKKNKPHRKEDEVMVSATVKRHSKSPGPSERKNKKSIEFSKEDLIKLLSIMEGELQAREDVIHMLKTEKTKPEVLEAHYGSAAPESVLRVLHRDAILAQEKSIGEDVYEKPISELDRLEEKQKETYRRMLEQLLLAEKCHRRTVYELENEKHKHTDYMNKSDDFTNLLEQERERLKKLLEQEKIYQARKEKEHTKRLNKLREELVKLKSFALMLVDERQMHIEQLDQQSQKIQDLNQKLKEEEEKLKIVSAKAKEDGQKLLRLETELEHKTSSFSQEHEEMTAKLANQESHNRQLRLKLVGLTRRIEELEETNRSLQKTEEELQELRDKIAKGECGNSSLMAEVENLRKRVLEMEGKDEEITKTESQCKELKNKLQEEEHHNKELKLEVEKLQKRMSELEKLEEAFSKSKSECTQLHISLEKEKNLTKDLINELELVKTRVKDLEASESKLEKAEVSLKDDLTKLKSFTVMLVDERKNMMEKIKQEEKRVEGLNKNFKVEQGKVMDVTEKLIEESKKFLKLKSEMEEKVSILTKERDELIVKLKSEEEKSSELSCRFDLLKKRIDGMEEVEREITRGRARKGPEHSCHEDNKIKELTVEIERLKKRLKQLEVVEGDLMKTEDEYDQLEQKFRTEQDKANLLSQQLEEMKLQIAKNKAIEKGEAVSQEAELRHRFRLEEAKSRDLKAEVQALKEKIHELMNKEDQLSQLQVDYSVLQQRFIEEENKNKSMGQEVLNLTRELELSKRYSRALRPSINGRRMVDVPVTSTGVQTDAVSSEAAEEETPAVFIRKSFQEENHIMSNLRQVGLKKPMERSSVLERYPPAANELAMRKSWIPWMRKREPGAQATPDKGARTHSSTAHPGEVVLSPKQGQPLHIRVTPDHENSTATLEITSPTSEEFFSSTTVIPTLGNQKPRITIIPSPNIMPSKGKGSESPLGPDRSMSPVTITTFSREKSPEGGRVPFVDRPASPIQIMTVSTSAAPAEISVSPQSQDMTMGRAVFKVTPEKQTVPSPIRKYNANANIITTEDNKIHIHLGSQFKRSPGATPDAASPVITVRPMNIAAEKEVVTGTVLRSPRNNLSSRPAASKVTSTITITPVTTSSTRGTQSVTAQDGSSLRPTPTRIPVSKESVIIHQLRMSSR
- the FILIP1 gene encoding filamin-A-interacting protein 1 isoform X2, with amino-acid sequence MRSRNQGGESSSNGHFSSSKPVISHAENEKLQDDAKKKNKPHRKEDEVMVSATVKRHSKSPGPSERKNKKSIEFSKEDLIKLLSIMEGELQAREDVIHMLKTEKTKPEVLEAHYGSAAPESVLRVLHRDAILAQEKSIGEDVYEKPISELDRLEEKQKETYRRMLEQLLLAEKCHRRTVYELENEKHKHTDYMNKSDDFTNLLEQERERLKKLLEQEKIYQARKEKEHTKRLNKLREELVKLKSFALMLVDERQMHIEQLDQQSQKIQDLNQKLKEEEEKLKIVSAKAKEDGQKLLRLETELEHKTSSFSQEHEEMTAKLANQESHNRQLRLKLVGLTRRIEELEETNRSLQKTEEELQELRDKIAKGECGNSSLMAEVENLRKRVLEMEGKDEEITKTESQCKELKNKLQEEEHHNKELKLEVEKLQKRMSELEKLEEAFSKSKSECTQLHISLEKEKNLTKDLINELELVKTRVKDLEASESKLEKAEVSLKDDLTKLKSFTVMLVDERKNMMEKIKQEEKRVEGLNKNFKVEQGKVMDVTEKLIEESKKFLKLKSEMEEKVSILTKERDELIVKLKSEEEKSSELSCRFDLLKKRIDGMEEVEREITRGRARKGPEHSCHEDNKIKELTVEIERLKKRLKQLEVVEGDLMKTEDEYDQLEQKFRTEQDKANLLSQQLEEMKLQIAKNKAIEKGEAVSQEAELRHRFRLEEAKSRDLKAEVQALKEKIHELMNKEDQLSQLQVDYSVLQQRFIEEENKNKSMGQEVLNLTRELELSKRYSRALRPSINGRRMVDVPVTSTGVQTDAVSSEAAEEETPAVFIRKSFQEENHIMSNLRQVGLKKPMERSSVLERYPPAANELAMRKSWIPWMRKREPGAQATPDKGARTHSSTAHPGEVVLSPKQGQPLHIRVTPDHENSTATLEITSPTSEEFFSSTTVIPTLGNQKPRITIIPSPNIMPSKGKGSESPLGPDRSMSPVTITTFSREKSPEGGRVPFVDRPASPIQIMTVSTSAAPAEISVSPQSQDMTMGRAVFKVTPEKQTVPSPIRKYNANANIITTEDNKIHIHLGSQFKRSPGATPDAASPVITVRPMNIAAEKEVVTGTVLRSPRNNLSSRPAASKVTSTITITPVTTSSTRGTQSVTAQDGSSLRPTPTRIPVSKGMKAGKPVVAASGAGNVTKFEPRAETQSMKIELKKSSASGSGSLGGGQG
- the FILIP1 gene encoding filamin-A-interacting protein 1 isoform X6, whose protein sequence is MLVDERQMHIEQLDQQSQKIQDLNQKLKEEEEKLKIVSAKAKEDGQKLLRLETELEHKTSSFSQEHEEMTAKLANQESHNRQLRLKLVGLTRRIEELEETNRSLQKTEEELQELRDKIAKGECGNSSLMAEVENLRKRVLEMEGKDEEITKTESQCKELKNKLQEEEHHNKELKLEVEKLQKRMSELEKLEEAFSKSKSECTQLHISLEKEKNLTKDLINELELVKTRVKDLEASESKLEKAEVSLKDDLTKLKSFTVMLVDERKNMMEKIKQEEKRVEGLNKNFKVEQGKVMDVTEKLIEESKKFLKLKSEMEEKVSILTKERDELIVKLKSEEEKSSELSCRFDLLKKRIDGMEEVEREITRGRARKGPEHSCHEDNKIKELTVEIERLKKRLKQLEVVEGDLMKTEDEYDQLEQKFRTEQDKANLLSQQLEEMKLQIAKNKAIEKGEAVSQEAELRHRFRLEEAKSRDLKAEVQALKEKIHELMNKEDQLSQLQVDYSVLQQRFIEEENKNKSMGQEVLNLTRELELSKRYSRALRPSINGRRMVDVPVTSTGVQTDAVSSEAAEEETPAVFIRKSFQEENHIMSNLRQVGLKKPMERSSVLERYPPAANELAMRKSWIPWMRKREPGAQATPDKGARTHSSTAHPGEVVLSPKQGQPLHIRVTPDHENSTATLEITSPTSEEFFSSTTVIPTLGNQKPRITIIPSPNIMPSKGKGSESPLGPDRSMSPVTITTFSREKSPEGGRVPFVDRPASPIQIMTVSTSAAPAEISVSPQSQDMTMGRAVFKVTPEKQTVPSPIRKYNANANIITTEDNKIHIHLGSQFKRSPGATPDAASPVITVRPMNIAAEKEVVTGTVLRSPRNNLSSRPAASKVTSTITITPVTTSSTRGTQSVTAQDGSSLRPTPTRIPVSKGMKAGKPVVAASGAGNVTKFEPRAETQSMKIELKKSSASGSGSLGGGQG
- the FILIP1 gene encoding filamin-A-interacting protein 1 isoform X5, which translates into the protein MLKTEKTKPEVLEAHYGSAAPESVLRVLHRDAILAQEKSIGEDVYEKPISELDRLEEKQKETYRRMLEQLLLAEKCHRRTVYELENEKHKHTDYMNKSDDFTNLLEQERERLKKLLEQEKIYQARKEKEHTKRLNKLREELVKLKSFALMLVDERQMHIEQLDQQSQKIQDLNQKLKEEEEKLKIVSAKAKEDGQKLLRLETELEHKTSSFSQEHEEMTAKLANQESHNRQLRLKLVGLTRRIEELEETNRSLQKTEEELQELRDKIAKGECGNSSLMAEVENLRKRVLEMEGKDEEITKTESQCKELKNKLQEEEHHNKELKLEVEKLQKRMSELEKLEEAFSKSKSECTQLHISLEKEKNLTKDLINELELVKTRVKDLEASESKLEKAEVSLKDDLTKLKSFTVMLVDERKNMMEKIKQEEKRVEGLNKNFKVEQGKVMDVTEKLIEESKKFLKLKSEMEEKVSILTKERDELIVKLKSEEEKSSELSCRFDLLKKRIDGMEEVEREITRGRARKGPEHSCHEDNKIKELTVEIERLKKRLKQLEVVEGDLMKTEDEYDQLEQKFRTEQDKANLLSQQLEEMKLQIAKNKAIEKGEAVSQEAELRHRFRLEEAKSRDLKAEVQALKEKIHELMNKEDQLSQLQVDYSVLQQRFIEEENKNKSMGQEVLNLTRELELSKRYSRALRPSINGRRMVDVPVTSTGVQTDAVSSEAAEEETPAVFIRKSFQEENHIMSNLRQVGLKKPMERSSVLERYPPAANELAMRKSWIPWMRKREPGAQATPDKGARTHSSTAHPGEVVLSPKQGQPLHIRVTPDHENSTATLEITSPTSEEFFSSTTVIPTLGNQKPRITIIPSPNIMPSKGKGSESPLGPDRSMSPVTITTFSREKSPEGGRVPFVDRPASPIQIMTVSTSAAPAEISVSPQSQDMTMGRAVFKVTPEKQTVPSPIRKYNANANIITTEDNKIHIHLGSQFKRSPGATPDAASPVITVRPMNIAAEKEVVTGTVLRSPRNNLSSRPAASKVTSTITITPVTTSSTRGTQSVTAQDGSSLRPTPTRIPVSKGMKAGKPVVAASGAGNVTKFEPRAETQSMKIELKKSSASGSGSLGGGQG
- the FILIP1 gene encoding filamin-A-interacting protein 1 isoform X4; translation: MNKIISVGMRSRNQGGESSSNGHFSSSKPVISHAENEKLQDDAKKKNKPHRKEDEVMVSATVKRHSKSPGPSERKNKKSIEFSKEDLIKLLSIMEGELQAREDVIHMLKTEKTKPEVLEAHYGSAAPESVLRVLHRDAILAQEKSIGEDVYEKPISELDRLEEKQKETYRRMLEQLLLAEKCHRRTVYELENEKHKHTDYMNKSDDFTNLLEQERERLKKLLEQEKIYQARKEKEHTKRLNKLREELVKLKSFALMLVDERQMHIEQLDQQSQKIQDLNQKLKEEEEKLKIVSAKAKEDGQKLLRLETELEHKTSSFSQEHEEMTAKLANQESHNRQLRLKLVGLTRRIEELEETNRSLQKTEEELQELRDKIAKGECGNSSLMAEVENLRKRVLEMEGKDEEITKTESQCKELKNKLQEEEHHNKELKLEVEKLQKRMSELEKLEEAFSKSKSECTQLHISLEKEKNLTKDLINELELVKTRVKDLEASESKLEKAEVSLKDDLTKLKSFTVMLVDERKNMMEKIKQEEKRVEGLNKNFKVEQGKVMDVTEKLIEESKKFLKLKSEMEEKVSILTKERDELIVKLKSEEEKSSELSCRFDLLKKRIDGMEEVEREITRGRARKGPEHSCHEDNKIKELTVEIERLKKRLKQLEVVEGDLMKTEDEYDQLEQKFRTEQDKANLLSQQLEEMKLQIAKNKAIEKGEAVSQEAELRHRFRLEEAKSRDLKAEVQALKEKIHELMNKEDQLSQLQVDYSVLQQRFIEEENKNKSMGQEVLNLTRELELSKRYSRALRPSINGRRMVDVPVTSTGVQTDAVSSEAAEEETPAVFIRKSFQEENHIMSNLRQVGLKKPMERSSVLERYPPAANELAMRKSWIPWMRKREPGAQATPDKGARTHSSTAHPGEVVLSPKQGQPLHIRVTPDHENSTATLEITSPTSEEFFSSTTVIPTLGNQKPRITIIPSPNIMPSKGKGSESPLGPDRSMSPVTITTFSREKSPEGGRVPFVDRPASPIQIMTVSTSAAPAEISVSPQSQDMTMGRAVFKVTPEKQTVPSPIRKYNANANIITTEDNKIHIHLGSQFKRSPGATPDAASPVITVRPMNIAAEKEVVTGTVLRSPRNNLSSRPAASKVTSTITITPVTTSSTRGTQSVRVSSFTSYA